A single window of Nicotiana tomentosiformis chromosome 1, ASM39032v3, whole genome shotgun sequence DNA harbors:
- the LOC138891474 gene encoding glutaredoxin-C11-like, with translation MDKIRELASKRAAVIFTKSSCCMCHSIKALFYEIGASPAVHELDQDSRGIEMALALRSLGCNPCVPAIFIGGQFVGSAKDVISLHVDGSLKEMLINAKAIWL, from the coding sequence ATGGATAAGATTAGAGAGTTAGCATCAAAGAGGGCAGCAGTAATATTCACAAAGAGCTCATGTTGTATGTGTCATAGCATAAAAGCACTATTCTATGAAATTGGAGCAAGCCCAGCAGTTCATGAATTGGACCAAGATTCAAGAGGAATTGAAATGGCACTTGCTTTGAGAAGCTTAGGTTGTAATCCATGTGTTCCTGCTATTTTCATTGGTGGACAGTTTGTTGGTTCAGCTAAGGATGTTATTTCCCTTCATGTTGATGGCTCTCTTAAGGAAATGCTCATCAATGCCAAAGCTATATGGCTTTAA